GCCTTGGCGTTGTTGATCCGGGCCGCCTGGGCGATGATCCGCTCGACCCGGGGCCGCCTGGCCCGTACGAACTCCCGCAGCGCGGCCGCCGGATCCGGCACGTCGCGCAGGCACCTCGCCAGCACCACCGCGTCCTCCACGGCGAGCGAGGCGCCCTGGCCGGACGTGGGGGAGGGAGCGTGCGCGGCGTCGCCCACCACGACCATCCGCCCCCGATGCCAGGTGGGCAGATGCGGAACGGCGTGGATCGGCCCGGTGCCCAGCAACCGCGGCGTGGCCCGGATCAGCGGGAGCAGGGGACCGTGGTCGCCGGCGAAGGCCGACTCCAGTTGTTCCCGCCACCGCGATTCGGTGATCGCCTCGAGCTCGCCGCGGCCGGGCTCCTTCGGCCGCGGCAGGTTGGCGAACCACCACACCTCACCGCCCGGTTCCCGGGCGTACCCGAAGAACGCCCGCCGGCCGAACACCATCTCGTAGCTGCCCGGCTCGACGTCCACCGCGACACCGCGGGCGTAGCCGCCGGTGCCGACCAGCCGGGCGTACGTCGGCGCCGGGGCGGCCGGGTCGATGATCGTCCGGACCGTCGAGTGGATGCCGTCGCAGCCGACAAGGAGGTCGCTTGCCGCCTCGCTGCCGTCGGCGAACTCCGCGCGCACGCCGTCACCGGTGTCGTGCGCCGCGACCAGCCGCCGGCCGTACTCGAACGCGACGCCGCGGGCCGCGGCGGTCTCGTGGAGTACGCGGTAGAGGTCGGCGCGCCTGACGGTCTGGCTGGTGGTGCCGTCCTGCAACGGCACACCGGTGCGGGTGCTGCCCAGGCGCCTGCCGCGGTGGTTGCGCAAGGTGATGCCCGGGGTCGGAAAACCCAGCGCCAGCACGGGTTCGTCCGCGTCGAGTACCCGCAGGGCGTGCACACCGTTGGAGCCGAGGGTGAGGAAGACTCCCAGTCCGTCGGTGTCGTGGGGATGCGTTTCGTACACGGTGGGCTCGATGCCCACCTTCTGCAGGGCCATGGCCACCGTGGGACCGGCGATGCCGGCGCCGATGACCAGGGCCGTACGGGGAGGTGTCACGGCTCCTGCCTTTCGTCCTGATGAGTGGATCGGCCGTGGAAGGTTGCCCACATCGGGCCCCAGCCGGCCTCGGGATCGGTGATGCGTGCGACGAAGTCGCGGACGAAGCCGGCCTCGGCGTCCAGGAGCGCGAGGCGGTACTCCTCCTCGACCAGGAACAGCGGGTGTACGCCACTCGCGACGGTCCGGTCGACCAGGTCGCGGATCTCGGCCCGCTGCTCGGCGAGCCGGGCGAGGCGATGGTCGAGAAGGCCGAGCACCTCCTGCGGCGGCAGGGCGGCGATCAGGGAGAGCGCGGCGACGAACTGGGGGTATTCGTGGTTCGGCTCCCCGACCAGGTCGCGCATCCAGTCGTGCAGCTCCTCCCGCCCCGCGTCGGTGAGCGCGTAGACCGTCCGCTCCGGCCGCCCGCCCTCGCGGCTGGTCTCGTGCTCCACGACGAACCCTGCCCGGGCGAGCTGCCCGACCACCATGTAGAGCGAGGCGTGGGTGAACCTGATGCTGCGGTCGTCGCCGTGGTCGCGCAGGGACCTGCTCAGCTCGTACGGATGCATCGGTCGCTGCGTGAGGTAGGACAGCACCGCCAGCGCCAGCAGGTTGTTGACCTTGCGTTTCTTCACTTGGTCAGGATCGACTATCCGAGTGGTTGTAGTCAACCCTGACTAATCCCTGAGGCGTCAGACGGAATGCTCGGACAGGCCCAGGCGACGGCGGGCGACAGTGACAACCCGGCAATCCGGGCAAAGGGGTCAGGCCTCGAGCACGACCGCGAGCCCCTGGCCGACCCCGATGCACAGGGCCGCGAGTCCACGCCCGCCACCACGACGGCGCAGCTGCCAGGCCAGCGAGGCGACGATCCTCGCGCCGGACGCCCCGAGTGGATGCCCGAGGGCGATCGCACCGCCGCGCGGGTTGACGATCTCGGGGTCGAGGTCGGGCCAGTGCGCCAGGCAGGCCAGCGCCTGGGCGGCGAACGCCTCGTTCAGCTCCACCACGTCCAGGTCGGCCCAGCCGAGTCCGGCCCGGGCCAGCGCCTGCTCTGCCGCCCGCACCGGACCGACGCCGAACCGCCGCGGGTCGACCGCCGCGACGCCCCTGGACACCACCCGGGCCAGCGGCTCCACCCCGACCGAGCGGGCCGCGTCCAGGTCGCCGAGCAGCAGCGCCGCCGCACCGTCGTTCAGCGGCGAGGAGTTGCCCGCGGTGATCGTCCCGTCCGGGCGGAACGCCGGCCGCAGCGCGGCGAGGGCCTCGACGGTGGTGTCCGGCCGGATGCTCTCGTCGCGGTCCAGGTCGCAGCCGGGCACCGCCACCACCTCGCCGGCGAACTCCCCGCCCGCCCACGCGGCCGCGGCCCGCCGGTGACTGCGGCAGGCGAACGCGTCCTGCGCCGCCCGCGAGATGGCGTACTCGCCCGCCAGCGCCTCGGTCGCCTCACCGAGCGACACCGTCCACTCCGGCGGCATCGCCGGGTTGACCATGCGCCAGCCCAGCGTCGTCGAGTGCAGCGTCTGCGACTCACGCGGAAAGCCACGCTCGGGCTTGGGCAGCACCCACGGCGCGCGGCTCATCGACTCCACCCCGCCGGCGACGCATAGTGACGCCTCGCCGACGGCGATCGTACGGCTTGCCGTCATGACCGCCTCCATCCCCGAGCCGCACAGCCGGTTGACGGTGGCGCCGGGCACCGAGGCCGGCAGCCCCGCCAGCAGCACGGCCATCCGGGCGACGTTGCGGTTGTCCTCGCCCGCGCCGTTGGCGGCACCGAACACCACGTCGTCGACGCGCGCCGGGTCCAGCCCCGGATTGCGGCGTACGACCTCGCCGACGACGTGCGCGGCGAGGTCGTCGGGGCGTACGCCGGCCAGCGCTCCGGCGTACCGGCCGATCGGCGTACGCACGGCATCGAGCACGAACACCTCGTGGATCACCGCACCGGCTCCTTCCTGCCCGTCGCACCATCGATGACCGCCTGGCTCATACGCCCGGCTCATAGCTCAGCGCATCCCTGTGTGTACAGGCGGTTCACGGTCTCCGGTCATCCTCCGCCGCCGGTCGCGCCGGTGTCGAGCCGAGCCCGGCGCGTCGGATTTCGGGAGAAGTTGATCTTGGTTATATCGTTCGGCACGTGCCCGGATCCCGCATACGTTCCGCCGTGCGCCTGCTGGTCGTCGACCCGCTGGACCGGCTCCTCCTCTTCCACGCCAATCCCGGACGGGGCCACGCGGACGGATTCTGGTTCTGTCCCGGCGGCGGCGTCCAGGCAGGGGAGTCGGCGCTGCAGGCGGCCACCCGCGAGCTGAACGAGGAGACCGGTCTGCACGTCGACCCCGACCGCATCCGGGGCCCGGTGTGGACCCGCCGGCACGTCGTACCCCTCGCTCACGCCGACGACCCGGGCACGGCCGGCGGCGAGCGGGCCGGCAGCGACAAGGGTGCCTACGACGACCTGGACGCCGGGGACGCCTTGGACCTCCTGGACCAGCGGGAGCAGTTCTTCGTCTACCGCGCGCCGAACACTCCCGCCATCCACGCCATCGGTGACCCGTGGTCGGCACGCGACGGCCACCAGGCCTACCGGTGGTGGAGCCGGCGCGACCTGGAGGCCGGTCCCGCCGACGCGGCCGTGTTCGCGCCCCGCCGGCTGCCGGAGCTGTTCCCGGAGATCCTCGCCGGTCGCTGGGAGAACCCGCCCCGCGACGTCGGCGCCTGAACCGTCCGCCCCACGCCTGACCCTCCCGCCCCCAGGACAGAGTGCTGCTCGCGGATATGCGGTAGCCGCACGCCGCGTGGACCCCTAGTCTCACGTCGATGACTTCGATCGTGCTGACGAACGACACCCGGGACCTGGGCGACGGTCTCGTGCTGCGCTGGTCCACCCCCGAGGACACCGACGCCCTCGCCGAGCTGGCCGGTGCGGTGTTCCGCGACGACGGCGACGAGCAGCCCAACCAGGTCCTCATGGACGTCGTACGCCGCCACATGCGCGGCGACCACCCACTCCTCGGACCGACCGACTACGTCGTGGTCGAGGACACCACCGCCGACCGGAAACGGTTCGTCGCCTGTGCGTGCTACCAGCAGGAGGAGTGGACCTACGACGGGGTTTCGCTCCCGGTCGGCCGGCCCGAGATCGTCGCGGCGGATCCGGAACACCGCCGGCGCGGACTCGTCCGGAAGATCTTCGGCGTCATCCACGACCGGTGCGCCCGGGACGGAAAACTGGTCCAGTCGATCACCGGAATCCCCTATTTCTACCGGCAGTTCGGCTACGAGTACGCCGTCGACCTCGGCGGCACGCTCTCGTTTCCGGTCTCGCTGCTGCCCGAGGCCAAGGCCGGTGAGACGCTGCCCTACCGGCTCAGAAAGGCAACCAGGGAAGACGTTCCCGCGTTGATCGCCTGTTACCAGCAGGGCCAGCGGGGGAGTCTGGTGAGTTCCCGGCTCGCGGAGAAGTACTGGTCGTACAACATCGACGCCGAGAACGACCCCGATCCGCGCCGCGGCTATGCCCGGGTGCGCATCATCGAGTCGGTCGACGGGGAGTTCCGCGGTCTGGCGGTGACGCAGGGGAGTGGCGCCCATTTCCGGGTCAGCCTGCTCGAGTTCGCCGCGGGCACCAACCTGGCCGGAATGCGGCCCTCGCTGCTGCGGGGCCTCGTGGAGCTTGCCGGCCAGCAGCTCCCGAACGCGCCGGACACCGAGCCGCTCGGCAGGCTCGTCTTCGAGCTCGGCCGGGACCATCCGTTCTACCCGATGATTCCGGCCGAGTACGGCCCCCGGCTGGATCCGCCGTACGCGTGGTACGTCCGCGTGCCGGACCTGCCTGCCGTCCTGCGCCGGATCGCCCCGGTCCTCGAGCGCCGGCTGGCGGACTCGGCCATGGCCGGCTACGGCGGCGACCTGCTGCTCGACTTCTACCGCTCGTCCGTACGGCTGACCTTCACCGACGGCCGGCTCACCGACGCGCGTGACGAGGGGCCGACCGACCGGCAGGACAAGTCGCCGCGTGCGAGCTTCCCGCCACTGGTGTTCCTGCGGTCGCTGTTCGGGCACGCGTCGCTGGAGGAGCTCCGCGCCGGCTACCCCGACGTCGGCGCCGACGGGACGGCCGGGCCGCTGGTGAACGCGTTGTTCCCCAAGCGGCCGTCCCGCCTGTTCGCGCCCTGACCCACCGAACCTCGCAATGCGGTCACACGGGGCAGTGACAAGCCGGCCTTGACGTTCACCGGCCGGAGACGTCGAGCGGTCGGAGGGCCGGCCTGCTGGGCGGTTCCGGCCCGGCATGGCAGGATCTCGAAGGTGAGCAGCACCCCGTCCGAGCACCGCCTGCGTGACCTCGCCCTGCTGCGCCGCGTCCGCGACCGGATCGACAGGGAGTACGCCCAGCCGCTGGACGTCGAGGCGCTCGCCCGCGGCGTGCACATGTCCGCCGGGCACCTGAGCCGCCAGTTCCGGTTGGCCTACGGCGAGTCCCCGTACGGCTATCTGATGACCCGGCGGATCGAGCGGGCGATGGCGCTGCTGCGCCGCGGCGACCTCAGCGTCACCGAGGTGTGTTTCGAGGTCGGCTGCGCCTCGCTGGGGACCTTCAGTACCCGATTCACCGAACTGGTCGGAATGCCACCCAGCGTCTACAAACGCGAGGCGGCACAGGGAAGTGCGCAGCTACCGGCGTGTGTGGCCAAACAGGTGACCAGACCGATCAGGAATCAAGAAGCACGGCTGGTGGGGTCGCAACTAGCGTGACCGGCATGGACATCACCATTCACACCAGCGTCCTCCCGCACGAGGACCCCGAGGCCTCCTTGGCCTTCTACCGCGACCGGCTCGGCTTCGAGGTCCGCCAGGACGTCGGAAAGGGCACCATGCGCTGGATCACCGTCGGACCGCCCGGCCAGCCCGACACCTCGATCCTGCTGGCGCCGCCGTTTGCCGACCCGGGCATCACCGACGACGAGCGCCGCACGGTCGCCGAGATGATGGCCAAGGGCACCTACGGCTGGATTCTCCTTGCCACAAAGGATCTTGACGGCACGTTCGAGAAGGTCCAGGCGGGCGACGTGGAGGTCGTACAGGAGCCGACCGACCAGCCCTACGGCGTACGCGACTGCGCCTTCCGGGACCCCGCGGGCAACATGGTCCGCATCCAGGAGGTTCGCTGACATGGCCGCCATCAAGGCGATCACCATCGAGGCGCCCGATCCCGGTGCGGCCAACGCCTTCTACGACAGGGCTTTCGGGCTGGGCGGCACGATTCGGACCCGTGCCGGGGAAGCGGCGACCACGGGCTTTCGCGGATGCGCACTGTCGCTGGTGGTGTCGCAGCCCGGCACCGTCGACAGTCTGATCGGCACCGCGATCGACGCCGGAGCCACCACCCTCAAGCCGGCCACGAAGAGCTTCTGGGGATACGGGGGAGTTGTCCAGGCGCCCGACGGCACCATCTGGAAGGTCGCGACCTCGGCCAAGAAGAACACCGGCCCGGTCACCAGGGACGTGGACGACATCGTGCTGCTGCTCGGCGTGAACGACGTCAAGGCCAGCAAGGAGTTCTATGTCAACCACGGTTTGACAGTGAGCAGGAGCTTCGGCAGGAAGTACGTCGAGTTCGACGGCTCGTCCTCGTCGGTGAAGCTGGCGCTCTACGGTCGCAAGGCAGCGGCCAGGGACGTCGGCGTCGACCCGGACGGCTCCGGCTCGCACCGGGTCGTCATCGGCACCGACGCCGGTCCGTTCACCGACCCGGACGGCTTCGCCTGGGAGCCGGCCCCGGCCTGAGGGAGCCCAGGGTCTGTCCCGACGCCGTGGCGAGTGTGGCGTGGCCGGGCCGCGGCGAAGTCACCCCAGTACGCCCACCAGGGCGCGGACGATCACGGCGTCCTCGTCGAACTGGTCGCGCGGGTTGCCCTCGGCCGGGGCCGCCGCCAGCAGGGCGGACACCTGGGGGTGACTTCCCGCGGCGGCGACGTGGCGGAGGTAGGCGGAGCGGCCGGGTGCGCCGGTGTCCGCGGCGGCCTGCTCGTTCTGGACGAACAGCGCGGTCAGCCCACCGAGAAGAGCGAACGCCTCGACCTTGCGCGCCGCCGCGGCGGGATGGTCGGCGAGCACGCCGAGAACGTGCTCCATGAGATCGATCCCGTGGGGGCCGAGAGTGGGGCGGCGTACGACCATGGTGGGCAGCCACGGATGGCGGCGCATGATCTGCCGGGCCTGACGTGCGACGACGAGCAGGTCCGCCTGCCAGTCTCCACTGGGTGCGGGCAGATCGTATTCGCTCCCGACGCTGTCGGTCATCAGGTCGAGCAGGTCCTCGCGAGTGGCCACGTAGCGGTAGAGCGAGGCGGCACCGGTGCCCAGGGCGGACGCGACGCGGCGCATCGAAACGGCCTCCAGGCCCTCGCGGTCGGCGATCTCCACCGCGGCCGCCGTGATCTCGGCGCGGCTGCGTTCGGCCCGGCGTCCGAGTGGCGCCTGCTCCGGCCGCATCCAGATCACCGGCTCCTGCTGTCCCGCCATCCGTCACCTCCCGTGTCGACCCGACCCTACCTATCGCGTACGGTGTTCGCGAACATCGTACGCAAACATGGCCGGTGAACGGAGACCCGATGACGCGCTTCACGCACAACGGCGAGATCACGATCGCCTACGAGGACCTTGGCGGAGCGGGCGGCGACCCGCTGCTGCTGGTCATGGGACTGGGCACCTCACGGTTCTGGTGGCCGGACGGCCTGGTGTCCGAACTGGTCGACCGCGGCTTCCACGTGGCCGCCTACGACCAGCGCGACGCGGGCGAGTCCACCCATCTGCCCGACCGCCGCGACGGCTCACCGATCGGCGCCATGGTGCACCGTGGCGCTCCGCCCTACAGCGCCGAGGACCTCACCGACGACGCGGTCGCCGCCCTCGACGCCCTCGGCTGGGAACGCGCCCACGTCTTCGGTCACTCGATGGGCGGGCTCGTCGCACAGCGCACCGCGATCCGCCACCCGGGGCGCGTGCTGAGCCTCACCTCCTCCTCGGCCGTTCCCAGCGACGCCGGCGGCCTGCGCGTCCTGCGCTACGTGCGCCTCGGGTGCCTGCCCCGGCTCGCGCGGCTTCACCACCCCGACACCCCGCAGGGCAACCTGGACCTGGCGGTGGCGGTCGTCCGCGTGCTGGCCGCGCCCGGTCAGCACGTCGACGAACGCGACGTACGCGAGTTCGTCGACAAGGACGCGGCCCACCAGGCCACCGGCCTGCGGGACACGAAGGCGCAGAGCCGTCAGGTCGGCGCGAAGTGGCACGGGGGAGCCCTGGCCGAGATCGCCGCGCCGACCCTGGTATTGCACGGCGAGGGCGACCCGCTGATACGCCCGTCCGCCGCACGCGCCATCGTCGATGCCGTACCCGGTGCCCGGCTGCGCACCCTCCCCGGAGTCGGCCACTTCCTCACCCGCGACACCTGGGCCACCTACGCCGGCGAGGTGCGCGCGCTGGCCGACCGCGCCCACGAGGTCGACGGGGCCGCACACCGCTGACGGGCAGGCGTTTTCAGTCGCTGGCGAGGGGCGAACTGTCGATGGCCTCGGCGGCGGCGCTCATCGACTCGTCCATGTAGACAGACGTCGTGGCCAGACTGGAGTGCCCGGCGATCTGGGCGACCGTCGCGATGTCCACACCGGCGCGGGCGAGAACCGTCAGGGCCGTGTGCCGCAGGGAGTGCGGTGTCGCCCGCCGGCCGAGAAACTCCTTGGTGTAACGCTCCACCATCCGCTGCAGGTCTCGTGGGGAGAGCCGCTTCCCGCGTACGGATACGAACAGCGCGCTGGCCGCGTCGTCGACCTTGATGCGTTCCGCACGGTCCAGTGACGTCGGCTGCGGAGGTGGCGGACGCTCCTCGGACAGGTATCTCTCGATGGTCCGGAAGGTCGCAGGTGACAGCGGCAGGTCGCGGTTCTTTCCGCCCTTTCCGCGTACGTGCAGAACCGGCGTGCGGGTCTCCTCGTGCAGCCGGATGTCGCTGCGGTTGGCGCCGCACAGCTCCGACACCCGTGGTCCCGACTCGACCAGGAGCCGCAGGATCGCCTCGTCGCGGACGGACAGCTTCTGGTCGGCTCGCAGGGCTTCCTGCGCCCGGCGGCTCGGCGAAGCCCGCAGCAGCAGGGCTTCGTCGACCCGCAGCCCGAGCCGGGCGCCCACCGCTCGCCGCGGGGTGCGCGGCGCGGCGACCCGTGTGGTGGGGTCGACCTGGACGTAACCCTTGTCCGAGGCCCAGCGGAACAGCCCGCGCACCGCGGCGAACCAGCGGGCAAGGAGATGCTGGCCGCGACCTGGGGGAGTGGAGCCGTCCTCGGCGATCTTCAGCCCTTTGGTGAACCGACGATCCGGCGCCTTGGCGATGGCCGTCAGCGCGGCTTCGAGATGGTCGGACTCGATCGTGTCGAGGACGGTGCCGGGGCCCAGGAGAGAGGTGAAGTCGGTGAGGTCGCGGTGGTAGGCGTGCAACGTGGCGGCGCTGAGCTGGGAACGCATCACGCGGCGCTCGAGCACTTCGAGATACTCCAGCACGGCGTCGTGCACGGTCACCGTGGACGACGTTTTCGGCTCGCTCATGGCCGGAAACCTACCATGTCGTGTAAGTGCTATTACACGACATGAATTCGACCAGGATGACGGTGCGGAACCCGCTTCCGACGCTCGGTCACAACCACCCGAGGGTGCTGTGCCACCTTCTGCTGACGTCAGCTGCATGTAGGTATCTCAGCGTGGCAGGCCAGGGACCAGCGCGCCGACCTGGGACGATGCCTGGTCCGGGGGCTCGGACCCACAGGCGGCAGTCGGGCGTCGGCGGTTGGCTGCCGACGCTGGAGCGAACACCGGAACGTCAGGATCCCGAACCGTTCGCGGCCTGACGTTCTGGTGCTGTCGGGTTCGTTGCGTACAGCGTCAGTGCGCATGTCGACGACTCTTCCGCGTACGACAGCCAACGTGCATGGAACGCGGCGACACGACGAGTGGTTCGAAGCCGAGGCCGGCCGAGCGACGTCGAGCGAGAACGCGACCTGTGGCTCCAGACCGATTTCTGTGCCGTACGAACGAGCCCCTCTCGGCCGTTCTCAGCGCTCTCCGTACAACGCCGATAATGAACATTATGTCAATCAAGGACAATGGACCCACTACCCCGGAGCGCCGACAGGACCGGTCGTCACCACCGTGGTGGTCATCCGGGGCGGCGGAAGTCGGTGACGTCCGGGAGCCGGTCGAAGCCTGCCGACACGTACGCCGCCACACCGGCGACGTTGCTGGTCGGGGTACACACCGTCGCGCTGGACGACCCCAGCTGCCGCAGTGCGCCGGCGGCTGCCACCGTGATGGCCCGGCCGTGTCCGCGGCCGCGGTGATCCCGATGGGCGCCCAGTGGTTCGATGAGGCCGGGACGCCCGGCCCCTGCCGACCACACCGTCGTCGCGGCCACCGCGTTGCCGGCATCGTCGTAACCGACCAGGCAGCGAGCCCGGCGGTACGCCGAGGTCGCCGCCAGCGCGCGCCAGCGCTCCTCGGTGAACGTCGAGTTGGGAAACGAGGCCAGCCCCACCGCGACCCGATCCTGCACGATCCGATCGTCAACATGATCCGCGTCGAGCACTTCGATCCGGAGGCCACAGTCCTCCACCGGCGTGGCCAGGTCGCGACGTAGCGGTGTCCACGGCTCGTCGGCGGCCCAGCCGCCGTGGTGCAGGAGTTTTCGGAACGCGGCACCAAACCGGGCCTCGACGGACCCACCACCGGCCGGCAGCACGCCACGCCCCGGGTCCGACAGATCGGCCAGAAGTTGCGCGGCGAGCGCCTCGTCGTGGTCGACACTCGGCGCGACGGCCATCCGGATCAGCCCGTCCTCGCCGTCCATCATGCCCGCGGCCAGTAACTGCCCGTCACGGTGCCACACGCGAACCTTCTCGGCCAGCGCCTGCGCGCCGAACCTCCAGGCCCAGCCGAGGTCACCGGAATGCAGCTGGACCGGCGCGCCTTCGGTCTGCCAGCGCGCCACTTCCTCGACGATCTCGTCCAGCGTGGCGGGCGTCGCGGACTGCAGGGTGATCGACATGCGCCGATCCAACCCGACATCACAGCCCGAAGCCACCGGGTTTTCGAACCTGCCCGCCGGTTGACAACCCGGCCTTGACAGCGGGGCGCCACGTCGGCCCCGAGCCCGGAGGTCCACGTCGTGTAATGCAGACATCGGGGACCCGAGGAGGGCACACCTCTCCCCCGCGTCGACGGTGCGCAACGACGATCAAATGTGGCGCACTCCCGCACCGGAAGGATGGGCATGCCGGCAGCCACCCCCGAAGCCGAACGAAACTCACGAGGCGTTGTCGAATCCGCCGTGGGTCGTTCGTCGCAGAAGTGCGTCGCCTTCCACCACAGGCGCCAGGACCACTGAGGTGAGGAACCATTTTCAGCACACGGTTGACCCCGGACCTGATCGAGGCGGAGAAGGCCTACCGGCTGGAGCGAGCCAGGCGTTCGTTCCGGCCAGTGGGCCGATCCGCGCACCGCCGGGTACGCGCCGAGCGCCGTTCTCCCGCCACGGGAGCCGCGGCGAAGGCGAATCCGCCGCCGGATAACGTCGCTGTCGAAGGGCTCACGACCGGCCCGCCGCCGGTGCGTACCAGAGGGTTCCTGAAAGTACTCCTGGACGTGGTGTCGGATCGGGGCCGAGGCGTTCGTAGCAAGGGTGAACGGCCGCTCACGACGGGCGCCCAGGACCAGAGGAGATGATCGGCATGCAGTACCTCGTCTCGGTGATCGACGACCGGACCGGCTCCGCCGACTCCGACGAGATGGCGGCCATCGACGAGTTCAACGACGGGCTCCGCGCCGGGGGCCACTGGGTCTTCGCCGGCGGCCTCGCCTCCCCCAGCGCCGCGACCGTCATCGACAACCGCGGTGAGGAGACGCTGTTCACCGACGGGCCCTTCCTGGAGTCCAAGGAGCACCTCGCCGGCTTCTGGGTCATGGAGGCCGCGGACCTCGACGTGGCACTGAAGCTCGCGGCCGCAGGGTCGAAGGCCTGCAAGCGGAAGGTCGAGGTCCGGCCGTTCCTGTGAGTCCCGTAAGCCCTGTGAGTCCTGTGAGTTCTGTGAACGAGGCCGACGTACAGCAGGCGATCACCCGGGCCCACCACGAGGAGTGGGCGCGGGTGGTCGCCTCCCTGACCCGCCGTTTCGGTGACCTCGACATCGCCGAGGACGCGGCCGCCGAGGCGTTCGCCACCGCCGTCGAGCGGTGGCCCGCCGACGGCGTTCCTCCCAACCCCGGCGCCTGGCTGACCACCACAGCCAACCGCAAGGCCATCGACCGGCTCCGGCGGGAGAACAAGCGCGACGACAAGCACCGGGAGGCTCAGATGTTGTCCGACGACGACCCGCCCGAGCCTGTCGGTGTCATCGACGACGAGCGGCTCCGGCTGGTCTTCACCTGCTGCCACCCCGCGCTGGCGATGGAGACCCGGGTCGCGCTGACGCTGCGCATGGTCGGCGGGCTGACCGTGCCCGAGATCGCCCGGGCCTTCCTGGTGCAGGAGGCCGCGATGGGGCAGCGGATCACTCGCGCGAAGGCCAAGATCAAGGCCGCTCGTATCCCCTACCGCGTGCCGTCCGCGGAGGACCTCCCGGCCCGGGTGTCCGGCGTACTCGCCGTGCTCTTCCTGGTGTTCAACGAGGGTTACCTTGCGACCGGCCCCGGCTCCGATCCCGTACGCCACGAGCTGACCGCGGAGGCGATCCGGCTCACCCGCCTGATCCGTGCCCTCCTGCCCGACGACGGCGAGGTGGCCGGGTTGCTGGCGCTGATGCTCCTCACCGAGGCGCGCCGTACCGCACGGGTCTCCGCGACCGGCGAACTCGTCTCGTTGGACGAACAGGACCGCGGGGCGTGGAACGCCGCGCTCATCGCGGAGGGGCATCGGCTGGTACGCGAGCGGCTGGAGTCGGGGGTGCCTCCTGGTCGCTACCAGATCCTCGCGGCGATCAACGCCGTACACACTTTCGCCAGGGACGCCCGTGACACCGACTGGTCGCAGGTCGTCGCCCTCTACGACCAGCTGGTACGCCTGGACCGCTCCCCGATCGTCGCGCTCAACCGGGCGGTCGCGGTGGCAGAGCTCGACGGCCCCGAGGTGGCGCTGGCGTCGGTGGACCGGCTCGAGGACAGCCTGTCCGGCTACCACGCCTTCCACGCGACCCGCGCGGACCTGCTGCGCCGGCTGGGCCGCAGCAGGGACTCACGCGCGGCGTACGAAAGGGCCATCGAGCTGACCGGAAACTCAGCCGAGATCGCCTACCTGACAAGGCGTCGCGACCAACTGGGGTAGGGCCGGGACCGCGCAGAACCCGCCTGCGCCAGAACGCACGTGCACAGGGCTGCGGCCGCCCATCCGGTGCGAGAAGGACCGCAGCGGCAAGTCCGCACGGAAGTACGACGGACCGTCCGCCTCCTACCTCTACGACCGTAGATTCTCACCGGGCCCGGCGGCACGCTGCGGCTGGGCCCGCTGCATTCCAAGAACCAGGAGGATTTCTTCGGCAAGGACGAGATCTCGATCCACGTCGAGGGCCAGAAGATCGGTGGGCCGATCGGCATCAAGCAGGGCCAGCGCAAGCGGATCAACAAGACTTTCCAGTTCACCGGCAACGCCCGGATCAAGCTGTACGAGAAGGACTCTCCCGAC
This Actinopolymorpha cephalotaxi DNA region includes the following protein-coding sequences:
- a CDS encoding GNAT family N-acetyltransferase, with product MSITLQSATPATLDEIVEEVARWQTEGAPVQLHSGDLGWAWRFGAQALAEKVRVWHRDGQLLAAGMMDGEDGLIRMAVAPSVDHDEALAAQLLADLSDPGRGVLPAGGGSVEARFGAAFRKLLHHGGWAADEPWTPLRRDLATPVEDCGLRIEVLDADHVDDRIVQDRVAVGLASFPNSTFTEERWRALAATSAYRRARCLVGYDDAGNAVAATTVWSAGAGRPGLIEPLGAHRDHRGRGHGRAITVAAAGALRQLGSSSATVCTPTSNVAGVAAYVSAGFDRLPDVTDFRRPG
- a CDS encoding YciI family protein, yielding MQYLVSVIDDRTGSADSDEMAAIDEFNDGLRAGGHWVFAGGLASPSAATVIDNRGEETLFTDGPFLESKEHLAGFWVMEAADLDVALKLAAAGSKACKRKVEVRPFL
- a CDS encoding TetR/AcrR family transcriptional regulator, which encodes MAGQQEPVIWMRPEQAPLGRRAERSRAEITAAAVEIADREGLEAVSMRRVASALGTGAASLYRYVATREDLLDLMTDSVGSEYDLPAPSGDWQADLLVVARQARQIMRRHPWLPTMVVRRPTLGPHGIDLMEHVLGVLADHPAAAARKVEAFALLGGLTALFVQNEQAAADTGAPGRSAYLRHVAAAGSHPQVSALLAAAPAEGNPRDQFDEDAVIVRALVGVLG
- a CDS encoding tyrosine-type recombinase/integrase encodes the protein MSEPKTSSTVTVHDAVLEYLEVLERRVMRSQLSAATLHAYHRDLTDFTSLLGPGTVLDTIESDHLEAALTAIAKAPDRRFTKGLKIAEDGSTPPGRGQHLLARWFAAVRGLFRWASDKGYVQVDPTTRVAAPRTPRRAVGARLGLRVDEALLLRASPSRRAQEALRADQKLSVRDEAILRLLVESGPRVSELCGANRSDIRLHEETRTPVLHVRGKGGKNRDLPLSPATFRTIERYLSEERPPPPQPTSLDRAERIKVDDAASALFVSVRGKRLSPRDLQRMVERYTKEFLGRRATPHSLRHTALTVLARAGVDIATVAQIAGHSSLATTSVYMDESMSAAAEAIDSSPLASD
- a CDS encoding VOC family protein codes for the protein MAAIKAITIEAPDPGAANAFYDRAFGLGGTIRTRAGEAATTGFRGCALSLVVSQPGTVDSLIGTAIDAGATTLKPATKSFWGYGGVVQAPDGTIWKVATSAKKNTGPVTRDVDDIVLLLGVNDVKASKEFYVNHGLTVSRSFGRKYVEFDGSSSSVKLALYGRKAAARDVGVDPDGSGSHRVVIGTDAGPFTDPDGFAWEPAPA
- a CDS encoding alpha/beta fold hydrolase, translating into MTRFTHNGEITIAYEDLGGAGGDPLLLVMGLGTSRFWWPDGLVSELVDRGFHVAAYDQRDAGESTHLPDRRDGSPIGAMVHRGAPPYSAEDLTDDAVAALDALGWERAHVFGHSMGGLVAQRTAIRHPGRVLSLTSSSAVPSDAGGLRVLRYVRLGCLPRLARLHHPDTPQGNLDLAVAVVRVLAAPGQHVDERDVREFVDKDAAHQATGLRDTKAQSRQVGAKWHGGALAEIAAPTLVLHGEGDPLIRPSAARAIVDAVPGARLRTLPGVGHFLTRDTWATYAGEVRALADRAHEVDGAAHR
- a CDS encoding RNA polymerase sigma factor, with translation MSSVNEADVQQAITRAHHEEWARVVASLTRRFGDLDIAEDAAAEAFATAVERWPADGVPPNPGAWLTTTANRKAIDRLRRENKRDDKHREAQMLSDDDPPEPVGVIDDERLRLVFTCCHPALAMETRVALTLRMVGGLTVPEIARAFLVQEAAMGQRITRAKAKIKAARIPYRVPSAEDLPARVSGVLAVLFLVFNEGYLATGPGSDPVRHELTAEAIRLTRLIRALLPDDGEVAGLLALMLLTEARRTARVSATGELVSLDEQDRGAWNAALIAEGHRLVRERLESGVPPGRYQILAAINAVHTFARDARDTDWSQVVALYDQLVRLDRSPIVALNRAVAVAELDGPEVALASVDRLEDSLSGYHAFHATRADLLRRLGRSRDSRAAYERAIELTGNSAEIAYLTRRRDQLG